A stretch of the Enoplosus armatus isolate fEnoArm2 chromosome 13, fEnoArm2.hap1, whole genome shotgun sequence genome encodes the following:
- the gab3 gene encoding GRB2-associated-binding protein 3 isoform X1 translates to MSAGDEVCTGWLIKSPPEKKLKRFAWRKRWFVLRRGRMSGNPDVLEYYQSKSSKKPIRIIDLKECEVEMLNGPLRIKRDFHGKHLFVVKTSSRIFYLVAKTEEEMHSWISSISQICQFGSLDDAESSEEGFPHTPTSLQPSPDSSDRVSVSSQPDSSHPPEYLFLSQCETRSVSTSRHDSFSNSEISLELKSSDDAVKDIIPSPLYNDSSSSSISHASPSPSLFPHGRLTNPPFSAPCTSMALPSSSSSPLCHSATSVFQFDKPYSSASLEATSDRQTPPPLPPKPNHLSEQLSDEGAHRPRAMIARHFSSHTALFPRRTSLSSLDHFRIGDADSRSMRNRRQSLNLPCLNTIRVQGYQDDSYVPMASPSPSPSVTTFECDGYIPMSPRTFSFLNTNCNVESFTALSPLTCKPGDLAPPPIHRHLKPRLRRARPPPLDLRGLSTITECPTHLPLSRAMTESCFSVNCLPLERRVENGDNSRDEDTNCTAMESMQQFPLTFDGAAQPWARRSNLDYLSLDFNSASPSPVQKQKPFLSDEHRVDYVQVDEKKTQALQSTKMEWTDVRQSKT, encoded by the exons ATGAGTGCTGGGGATGAGGTCTGCACCGGCTGGCTCATTAAATCCCCCCCGGAGAAGAAACTAAAGAGATTT GCGTGGAGGAAACGCTGGTTTGTGCTCCGAAGAGGTCGCATGAGCGGCAACCCCGACGTGCTGGAGTACTATCAAAGTAAGAGCTCCAAAAAGCCGATCCGCATCATTGACCTGAAAGAGTGTGAAGTCGAAATGCTGAACGGGCCACTCCGGATAAAGCGAGACTTCCACGGGAAGCACCTCTTTGTGGTGAAGACCTCGTCTCGCATTTTTTACCTGGTGGCCAAAACTGAGGAGGAGATGCACAGCTGGATCAGTAGCATCAGTCAAATTTGCCAGTTTGGGAGTCTGGATgatgcag AGAGCTCAGAAGAAGGCTTTCCTcacacccccacctcccttcAGCCGTCACCTGACAGCTCCGACCGGGTGTCTGTATCAAGCCAACCAGATTCCAGTCATCCACCGGAatacctctttctctcacagtgTGAGACGAGGAGTGTCAGCACTAGCAG ACATGACAGCTTTTCAAACTCTGAGATCTCTCTGGAGCTGAAGTCATCAGACGATGCTGTCAAGGACATCATCCCGTCACCTCTTTACAACgattcctcttcatcctccatctcCCATGCCAGCCCCAGTCCATCACTTTTCCCCCATGGAAGGTTGACTAACCCTCCCTTCAGCGCTCCATGCACCTCCATGGCTTTaccatcatcctcttcctcgccACTATGTCACAGTGCCACAAGTGTCTTCCAGTTTGACAAACCTTATTCTTCTGCGTCGTTGGAGGCAACGAGTGACAGACAAACGCCTCCTCCGCTGCCACCCAAGCCTAATCACCTGTCAGAGCAGCTAAGTGATGAAGGAGCTCACAGGCCGAGGGCAATGATTGCACGGCATTTCTCAAGCCACACTGCATTATTTCCCCGGAGGACCTCTTTGTCAAGCCTGGACCATTTCAGAATAG gagatGCTGATAGTAGATCGATGAGGAACAGGAGGCAGAGTCTTAATCTG CCTTGTTTGAATACCATACGAGTTCAAGGCTACCAGGATGACTCATATGTCCCCATGGCTTCGccttccccttctccctctgttaCCACCTTTGAATGTGATGGTTACATCCCCATGAGCCCCAGGACATTCAGTTTCCTCAACACAAACTGCAATGTTGAGTCCTTCACAGCCCTCAGCCCACTAACGTGTAAACCTGGGGATCTTGCGCCACCTCCAATTCACCGGCATCTCAAGCCTCGCCTGAGGAGAG CTCGACCCCCACCTCTTGACTTGAGAGGCCTCTCTACAATCACAGAATGTCCCACTCATCTTCCTTTGAGCCGAGCGATGACTGAGTCATG CTTTTCAGTGAACTGTTTACCTCTTGAAAGGAGAGTTGAGAACGGGGACAATTCAAGAGATGAAGACACAAACTGCACTGCAATG GAGTCAATGCAACAGTTCCCTCTCACCTTTGACGGAGCGGCTCAACCCTGGGCGAGAAGATCAAATCTCGACTATCTGTCACTGGATTTCAATTCCGCATCCCCCTCTCCTGTGCAAAAG CAGAAGCCCTTTCTGTCTGATGAGCACAGAGTGGATTACGTGCAGGTGGATGAGAAGAAGACTCAGGCACTGCAGAGCACCAAAATGGAGTGGACAGATGTCCGGCAGTCAAAAACATGA
- the LOC139295799 gene encoding APC membrane recruitment protein 1-like, which translates to MASRKVDELPSDTKDLASVSEQLSQSSPDDITEELQSDMMNATVKSQKSGRFRRTALTFFGVRKSICLLPSFFGGRSKNLNKWSSKKGITKSRTHDGISKVSHDDNLRSGYTSAGDFEFHSQRDSAGELHSSCHNECSHPTADQKSLTLTRQKKGLRGLFHSFKHHRNHRNGGLDKTEMIAMSSRHCKKEVPVVQDNASQYVTECLGSEPDVPDFADVTCDISIGPECIDADAMASEKSVEQESPKCELDQMCDREVQEMNLAAVVSSEYEESSRVHSEPCPKLQMMSEPVLKSETPAGSSDQLNLIFEDVASLKSFDSLTGCGDIIADQEDDSITESTVSGERSRNGGKRASCYLTYQGGGEEMASPEDLDEECLNDFWGNNGSEEICYTCNQDHTDLTADLTSSQNMDLLNSNSAQQASGMDTSSIADVLTPQSEHQESVPTSDEGYYDSTTPGPDEGQEKTDRLRTDRLPRDSYSGDALYELFAPDESLISPHYENKSKLPPSKQCEYLSEPVDATAFVPEMNRLQISAELYKGHDFLEMPSTCSKSSELAQNMAGRQEVGTNKNCNLNSKPQASVNKNDIEPDVFDEKGNMPASSEKRTKSINADCEKRHSSISFGSTSDPDFETFCEPKEQHLEENKPVALPYKHINSQSPDCNNDLDDGQTVSFSQALVDYTKHSEMLSNLHNHVDDLESNSAFTPNMQALPTIVTFDVVDMHNEGEYDEHIHMELEEDISSPYQEFEESYLQKDAFAECDYQMLDLYEQNLISNTWAIASLPRHLGLTRVSQSMPNPLSLDRRSRSLDTESLELNMPDTYRENRAAIVSCPQTEKDTERDSSRYYKKNVLLSASEVRDSSSIMALSWQTRSEMALSLPLADGEITEEIQSLSQTQVKHKMFSGSSNSQSQRVSCDSQNMELYNRQCHLPLESDSCSPHSTFVYPGVMEEVSDDVNEDIFCKAATNLQSYNQCGKSRPVASREGISHTGSPLNTGVSKDEMAVLNETTPRDVVCSVACNKLPEATFN; encoded by the coding sequence ATGGCTTCTCGCAAGGTAGATGAGCTACCAAGTGACACCAAGGATTTAGCCTCAGTCTCCGAACAGCTTTCCCAAAGCAGCCCTGATGACATCACGGAAGAGCTTCAGTCGGATATGATGAATGCTACGGTGAAATCCCAGAAATCTGGGAGATTTAGGAGAACTGCCCTGACATTTTTTGGGGTCCGTAAAAGTATCTGTCTTTTACCTAGTTTTTTTGGAGGGAGGAGTAAAAATCTGAACAAGTGGTCTTCTAAGAAAGGAATCACCAAAAGCAGAACACACGATGGGATAAGTAAGGTTAGTCATGATGACAATCTGAGAAGTGGGTACACCTCAGCTGGAGATTTTGAGTTCCACAGCCAGAGGGACTCTGCTGGAGAGCTCCACAGTAGCTGCCACAATGAATGTAGTCACCCCACTGCTGACCAGAAATCACTGACTCTCACCCGCCAGAAAAAGGGTTTGAGGGgtctttttcacagttttaagCATCACAGAAACCATAGGAATGGTGGATTggataaaactgaaatgattgCAATGTCCTCACGTCACTGCAAGAAAGAGGTGCCTGTTGTCCAGGACAACGCCAGCCAGTATGTCACAGAGTGCCTGGGATCTGAACCTGATGTGCCTGATTTTGCAGATGTTACATGTGACATTTCCATTGGTCCTGAATGTATTGACGCTGATGCGATGGCGTCAGAGAAGAGCGTGGAGCAAGAAAGCCCAAAGTGTGAGCTTGATCAGATGTGTGACAGGGAAGTGCAGGAAATGAATTTGGCGGCCGTAGTTTCCAGTGAATACGAGGAGAGCTCTAGAGTACACAGTGAGCCTTGTCCGAAACTTCAGATGATGTCTGAGCCTGTATTGAAGTCTGAAACACCTGCTGGCTCATCCGATCAGCTAAACCTGATTTTTGAAGACGTTGCGTCATTAAAGAGTTTTGACTCACTCACCGGCTGTGGGGACATTATTGCAGATCAAGAAGATGACAGCATCACAGAGAGCACGGTTTCTGGAGAAAGGAGCagaaatggaggaaagaggGCCTCTTGTTATCTTACTTACCAGGGTGGCGGTGAAGAAATGGCCTCACCCGAAGATTTGGATGAGGAGTGTCTTAATGATTTCTGGGGAAATAATGGATCAGAGGAAATTTGCTACACTTGCAACCAAGACCACACAGATTTGACTGCTGACCTAACAAGTTCTCAAAATATGGACTTACTGAACAGTAACAGTGCACAGCAAGCCAGTGGCATGGACACTTCCTCCATTGCTGATGTGTTAACTCCTCAAAGTGAGCATCAAGAATCAGTTCCAACTAGTGATGAGGGCTACTATGATTCAACTACCCCAGGGCCAGATGAAGGACAAGAAAAAACTGACAGACTAAGGACAGACAGGTTACCCAGGGACAGTTACAGCGGGGATGCCCTCTACGAACTTTTTGCGCCTGATGAGAGTCTCATCAGTCCAcattatgaaaacaaatcaaaattgCCTCCTTCAAAACAGTGTGAATATTTAAGTGAGCCAGTTGACGCGACAGCCTTTGTTCCGGAAATGAATCGATTACAAATAAGTGCCGAACTGTATAAAGGTCATGATTTTCTAGAGATGCCGAGCACGTGCAGTAAATCCTCGGAGTTGGCTCAAAATATGGCTGGTCGGCAGGAAGTTGGGACGAATAAAAACTGTAATTTGAATTCAAAACCACAGGCATCTGTCAACAAGAATGACATAGAACCAGATGTATTTGATGAAAAGGGAAATATGCCTGCTTCCTctgaaaaaagaacaaaatccaTAAATGCTGATTGTGAGAAAAGGCACAGCAGCATATCATTCGGAAGCACATCTGACCCagattttgaaacattttgtgaaCCCAAAGAGCAACATCTTGAGGAAAACAAGCCTGTGGCTCTACCATACAAACATATAAATTCTCAGTCTCCAGATTGCAACAATGATTTGGATGATGGGCAGACTGTGAGTTTCTCTCAAGCACTTGTGGACTACACAAAACACTCTGAGATGCTGAGTAACTTGCACAACCATGTGGATGATTTGGAGTCAAACTCTGCCTTCACTCCAAATATGCAGGCCTTACCTACCATAGTCACATTTGATGTAGTGGATATGCATAACGAGGGTGAATACGATGAGCATATTCACATGGAACTGGAGGAGGACATTTCATCACCCTATCAGGAATTTGAAGAAAGCTACCTACAAAAAGATGCATTTGCTGAATGTGACTATCAAATGTTAGACCTGTATGAACAGAACCTGATCAGTAATACATGGGCAATTGCTAGTCTCCCACGACACCTAGGTCTCACAAGAGTCAGTCAGTCCATGCCTAATCCATTGTCTCTAGACAGGAGAAGTAGGTCTCTGGACACAGAAAGCCTTGAGTTGAATATGCCtgacacatacagagagaacagagcTGCTATCGTTTCTTGTCCTCAAACTGAAAAGGACACTGAAAGAGACTCCTCACGATATTACAAAAAGAATGTACTCTTGTCTGCATCGGAGGTTAGAGACAGTAGCAGCATTATGGCCTTATCATGGCAAACAAGGTCAGAAATGGCTTTAAGCCTTCCTCTGGCAGATGGGGAAATCACGGAAGAAATACAGAGCCTCAGTCAAACccaagtaaaacacaaaatgttttctggttcaTCCAACAGTCAATCTCAACGAGTCTCCTGTGATTCACAGAATATGGAGCTTTACAATAGGCAGTGTCACCTTCCTTTGGAATCAGATTCGTGTTCACCTCATAGCACCTTTGTTTATCctggagtgatggaggaggtaTCAGATGATGTCAATGAGGATATTTTTTGTAAAGCTGCCACTAACTTGCAATCCTATAATCAGTGTGGTAAAAGCAGACCGGTGGCCAGCAGGGAAGGAATCTCTCACACTGGGAGTCCTCTGAACACAGGTGTGTCTAAAGATGAAATGGCCGTCCTCAATGAAACAACACCCAGAGATGTGGTGTGCTCTGTGGCCTGCAACAAACTCCCAGAGGCAACCTTTAATTGA
- the gab3 gene encoding GRB2-associated-binding protein 3 isoform X2, with protein sequence MSAGDEVCTGWLIKSPPEKKLKRFAWRKRWFVLRRGRMSGNPDVLEYYQSKSSKKPIRIIDLKECEVEMLNGPLRIKRDFHGKHLFVVKTSSRIFYLVAKTEEEMHSWISSISQICQFGSLDDAESSEEGFPHTPTSLQPSPDSSDRVSVSSQPDSSHPPEYLFLSQCETRSVSTSRHDSFSNSEISLELKSSDDAVKDIIPSPLYNDSSSSSISHASPSPSLFPHGRLTNPPFSAPCTSMALPSSSSSPLCHSATSVFQFDKPYSSASLEATSDRQTPPPLPPKPNHLSEQLSDEGAHRPRAMIARHFSSHTALFPRRTSLSSLDHFRIGDADSRSMRNRRQSLNLPCLNTIRVQGYQDDSYVPMASPSPSPSVTTFECDGYIPMSPRTFSFLNTNCNVESFTALSPLTCKPGDLAPPPIHRHLKPRLRRARPPPLDLRGLSTITECPTHLPLSRAMTESCFSVNCLPLERRVENGDNSRDEDTNCTAMESMQQFPLTFDGAAQPWARRSNLDYLSLDFNSASPSPVQKKPFLSDEHRVDYVQVDEKKTQALQSTKMEWTDVRQSKT encoded by the exons ATGAGTGCTGGGGATGAGGTCTGCACCGGCTGGCTCATTAAATCCCCCCCGGAGAAGAAACTAAAGAGATTT GCGTGGAGGAAACGCTGGTTTGTGCTCCGAAGAGGTCGCATGAGCGGCAACCCCGACGTGCTGGAGTACTATCAAAGTAAGAGCTCCAAAAAGCCGATCCGCATCATTGACCTGAAAGAGTGTGAAGTCGAAATGCTGAACGGGCCACTCCGGATAAAGCGAGACTTCCACGGGAAGCACCTCTTTGTGGTGAAGACCTCGTCTCGCATTTTTTACCTGGTGGCCAAAACTGAGGAGGAGATGCACAGCTGGATCAGTAGCATCAGTCAAATTTGCCAGTTTGGGAGTCTGGATgatgcag AGAGCTCAGAAGAAGGCTTTCCTcacacccccacctcccttcAGCCGTCACCTGACAGCTCCGACCGGGTGTCTGTATCAAGCCAACCAGATTCCAGTCATCCACCGGAatacctctttctctcacagtgTGAGACGAGGAGTGTCAGCACTAGCAG ACATGACAGCTTTTCAAACTCTGAGATCTCTCTGGAGCTGAAGTCATCAGACGATGCTGTCAAGGACATCATCCCGTCACCTCTTTACAACgattcctcttcatcctccatctcCCATGCCAGCCCCAGTCCATCACTTTTCCCCCATGGAAGGTTGACTAACCCTCCCTTCAGCGCTCCATGCACCTCCATGGCTTTaccatcatcctcttcctcgccACTATGTCACAGTGCCACAAGTGTCTTCCAGTTTGACAAACCTTATTCTTCTGCGTCGTTGGAGGCAACGAGTGACAGACAAACGCCTCCTCCGCTGCCACCCAAGCCTAATCACCTGTCAGAGCAGCTAAGTGATGAAGGAGCTCACAGGCCGAGGGCAATGATTGCACGGCATTTCTCAAGCCACACTGCATTATTTCCCCGGAGGACCTCTTTGTCAAGCCTGGACCATTTCAGAATAG gagatGCTGATAGTAGATCGATGAGGAACAGGAGGCAGAGTCTTAATCTG CCTTGTTTGAATACCATACGAGTTCAAGGCTACCAGGATGACTCATATGTCCCCATGGCTTCGccttccccttctccctctgttaCCACCTTTGAATGTGATGGTTACATCCCCATGAGCCCCAGGACATTCAGTTTCCTCAACACAAACTGCAATGTTGAGTCCTTCACAGCCCTCAGCCCACTAACGTGTAAACCTGGGGATCTTGCGCCACCTCCAATTCACCGGCATCTCAAGCCTCGCCTGAGGAGAG CTCGACCCCCACCTCTTGACTTGAGAGGCCTCTCTACAATCACAGAATGTCCCACTCATCTTCCTTTGAGCCGAGCGATGACTGAGTCATG CTTTTCAGTGAACTGTTTACCTCTTGAAAGGAGAGTTGAGAACGGGGACAATTCAAGAGATGAAGACACAAACTGCACTGCAATG GAGTCAATGCAACAGTTCCCTCTCACCTTTGACGGAGCGGCTCAACCCTGGGCGAGAAGATCAAATCTCGACTATCTGTCACTGGATTTCAATTCCGCATCCCCCTCTCCTGTGCAAAAG AAGCCCTTTCTGTCTGATGAGCACAGAGTGGATTACGTGCAGGTGGATGAGAAGAAGACTCAGGCACTGCAGAGCACCAAAATGGAGTGGACAGATGTCCGGCAGTCAAAAACATGA